A stretch of Myxococcus hansupus DNA encodes these proteins:
- the rpsF gene encoding 30S ribosomal protein S6, which yields MAETQAATRLREYETIFLVKPDLTDDNVDKLKERVRGIVSREGGKVIRFTVWGKKKTLFPVAKQPRAIYVHTHFLGGAKLVAEIERNLRNLDEVTRYISVKIADEVDPETRPVLEDVKLAGDVEETRPGASPEREGGFRSEGSEEQGGDSDEESSEEA from the coding sequence ATGGCTGAGACGCAGGCCGCGACGCGGCTTCGTGAGTACGAGACCATCTTCCTGGTCAAGCCGGACCTGACGGACGACAACGTGGACAAGCTCAAGGAGCGCGTCCGCGGCATCGTTTCCCGTGAAGGTGGCAAGGTCATTCGCTTCACGGTGTGGGGCAAGAAGAAGACCCTGTTCCCCGTGGCGAAGCAGCCCCGCGCCATCTACGTGCACACCCACTTCCTGGGCGGCGCGAAGCTGGTGGCGGAAATCGAGCGTAACCTCCGCAACCTGGACGAGGTCACCCGCTACATCTCCGTGAAGATCGCGGACGAGGTGGACCCCGAGACGCGTCCGGTGCTCGAGGACGTGAAGCTGGCTGGCGACGTCGAGGAGACCCGTCCGGGTGCCTCTCCGGAGCGCGAGGGCGGCTTCCGCTCCGAGGGTTCCGAGGAGCAGGGCGGCGATTCCGACGAGGAGTCGTCCGAGGAGGCCTGA
- the pth gene encoding aminoacyl-tRNA hydrolase, with amino-acid sequence MKLIVGLGNPGREYERHRHNIGFMVVEALLARARASLNQEKFAAKVGQGTLAGERVLFVEPQTFMNLSGRSVAEAARFYKVAVEDVLVIHDELDLPLGRLQLKAGGGSGGHNGLKSIVSSLGDESFIRLRFGIGKPEGPNARERVSGYVLSNFDDGERREMDALIDRAMDMAELWIREGLSVAMNRFNRKA; translated from the coding sequence ATGAAGCTCATCGTCGGGCTGGGCAATCCGGGGCGCGAGTACGAGCGGCACCGGCACAACATCGGGTTCATGGTGGTGGAGGCGCTGCTGGCGCGGGCCCGCGCGAGCCTGAACCAGGAGAAGTTCGCCGCCAAGGTGGGCCAGGGCACGCTCGCGGGCGAGCGCGTCCTCTTCGTGGAGCCGCAGACGTTCATGAACCTGTCGGGCCGCTCCGTCGCGGAGGCGGCGCGCTTCTACAAGGTGGCCGTGGAGGACGTGCTCGTCATCCATGATGAGCTGGACCTGCCCCTGGGCCGGCTGCAGCTCAAGGCCGGCGGCGGCAGCGGGGGCCACAACGGCCTCAAGAGCATCGTCTCCAGCCTGGGCGACGAGAGCTTCATCCGCCTGCGCTTCGGCATTGGCAAGCCGGAGGGCCCCAACGCCCGCGAGCGCGTGTCCGGCTACGTGCTGTCCAATTTCGACGACGGCGAGCGCCGGGAGATGGACGCGCTCATCGACCGGGCCATGGACATGGCGGAGCTCTGGATTCGCGAGGGCCTGTCGGTGGCCATGAACCGGTTCAACCGGAAGGCCTGA
- a CDS encoding 50S ribosomal protein L25/general stress protein Ctc — MTANTSTLEAQPREGSGKGVARRLRAQGLIPAVVYGKHLEKPVHISVDPKAVRQAINTPHKFNTLIKIKVAGGDREVLLKDYQMEPVTRAILHADFLDVRADEQVKVNVPLVLTGRAQGVADGGLLTQARRELEVWSLPAAIPERIEVDVTPMKITEVLHINDVKLPAGVSVKTNVNYTLAVISAPEAAEAGPAAAAAAAAPAKDAKAAPAKDAKAPAKK; from the coding sequence ATGACCGCCAATACGAGCACCCTCGAGGCCCAGCCGCGTGAAGGCTCCGGCAAGGGCGTTGCCCGCCGCCTGCGCGCCCAGGGCCTGATTCCCGCCGTCGTCTACGGAAAGCACCTGGAGAAGCCGGTGCACATCTCCGTGGACCCCAAGGCGGTCCGCCAGGCCATCAACACCCCGCACAAGTTCAACACCCTGATCAAGATCAAGGTGGCGGGCGGCGACCGTGAAGTGCTCCTGAAGGACTACCAGATGGAGCCCGTCACCCGCGCCATCCTGCACGCCGACTTCCTGGACGTGCGCGCGGACGAGCAGGTGAAGGTCAACGTGCCGCTGGTGCTCACCGGCCGCGCGCAGGGCGTGGCGGACGGCGGTCTGCTCACCCAGGCCCGCCGTGAGCTCGAGGTCTGGTCGCTGCCCGCGGCCATCCCCGAGCGCATCGAGGTGGACGTCACCCCGATGAAGATCACCGAGGTGCTCCACATCAACGATGTGAAGCTGCCCGCGGGCGTGTCGGTGAAGACGAACGTCAACTACACCCTGGCCGTCATCAGCGCGCCCGAGGCCGCTGAGGCGGGTCCGGCGGCGGCTGCCGCGGCGGCGGCTCCGGCCAAGGACGCGAAGGCGGCTCCGGCCAAGGACGCGAAGGCGCCGGCGAAGAAGTAA